Genomic window (Achromobacter sp. B7):
GCTGCTGTGCACGGGCGATATGGGTTTTGGCTCCGCCAAAACCTATGACCTGGAAGTGTGGTTGCCCGCGCAAAATACCTGGCGCGAGATTTCGTCGGTGTCCAATTGCGAAACGTTCCAGGCTCGCCGCATGCAGGCCCGTTTCCGCAATGCACAGGGCAAACCGGAATTCGTGCACACGCTTAATGGTTCGGGCCTGGCCGTAGGCCGCGCGCTGGTGGCCGTGCTGGAAAACCATCAACAAGCCGACGGCAGCGTATTGATTCCCGAACCGCTGCAAGCTTATATGGGCGGTTTGACGGTACTGAAACCCTGAAGCGCATTACGTCTATCGGCCATTTGGCGGATAAGAAAACGGAGCCTGGCGGCTCCGTTTTTTTTTATCATAGCGACACATTGCTGTCTTTTTTACTCATTATCATCACAGTGTGAGTGCATGAATTTGATGTGAGCAATTGTGTATTTCTAATATAAGGGCCGGATAGTTGCGGCACAATACACCCGCGTTCTTCACGCTTCATTCACTTATATAACAAGGAGTTGTCCATGACTTCAAGAATGATTGGAGATTTTCGTGTGAGATGCTCTGTCGCTCGCGAAGACGAGCAGGGCTACCGCGTGCAGATATGGACCCGCCGAGTCGGTGGAACCGCGCCGGAAAAATGCTGGACGGTACCCGGACAGGCGCCGTTTTCGGATTTGCACGAAGCAGAGCAGGAAAGCCGTCAGTTGTTCCAAGAAATCAATGGTGTGCGTTTTAACGGTGAGCCGGAGTTTGCCCATGCGTCCGCATAATGGTTGGTGGCGCGCGTCCAGTGCGCCGCGCAGATGGATTGATCTTGTACAGGAATCGCCGCGTTGGGTGGATGGAAAGCCCGCGCCGGTATCGCAAAAATCCGCCTTGGTGGCGGAAAAACCGCTACGAGCCCCCGCGGCTTAATAGGCATCCACCGGGACACCGGACATTGTCCCCACGGAAAAAAGGCCACTCATTTGAGTGGCCTTCGTATTTATCGGCGCCAATCTCCATGGCCCTTGCCATGGCCGTGCCCGTCACGATAATAGCCAGGGCCCGGACCGTAGTAGCGCGGGGGCGGACCGCCGCGCCAGTGGGGGCCGCCACGGTAATAAACCGGGGCGGGGTAAACCACGGGGGGCGCCACGTAGACGGGAGGCGGACGGTAGTAAACCGGAGGCGGCGGAGCCACGTAAATGGGAGCGGGGGCAACGTATACCGGCGCGGGATACACCACACCCGGCACGCCGATGGAAATACCCACGTCCACTCGGGCCAAGGCCACGCTGGAGATCAGCAGACCTGCGGCACCCACACCAGCAATAAGCCACTTTTTCATGTTGCACCTGCCTGCTGCACGAC
Coding sequences:
- a CDS encoding virulence factor, which encodes MKKWLIAGVGAAGLLISSVALARVDVGISIGVPGVVYPAPVYVAPAPIYVAPPPPVYYRPPPVYVAPPVVYPAPVYYRGGPHWRGGPPPRYYGPGPGYYRDGHGHGKGHGDWRR